CCAAGGTCGAGCAGGTAATCCAGCCTAGCAGGAAGCCCTGACAGATTTCCGCTGAATCTGTCCACATATAGGCTCATACCCGCGATCTCGTTGCTGAGAAACCAGTTTTCATTTTTCTTGTAGTCCCGGTCTTTCAGCTCAGCAGTCCTGTTTTGATGCGAGGATATCAGCACCTCGATCAATCTGGTGAAATTGGTGCTGAACTCGGGGTGATTGGCGTAAAGCTGGGTGTAGAGATCCCGTATCTCGGCTGCATGGAGCACCAGCTTGGTATAGAACTTTTTATCGGCACCTGCTATGTCCAGATTATTATTTTGCACAGCATCAAAAAGTGCGTTAACGATCTGATTGTTGTTCATAATTCAAATGTTTACTAATTCGAATACATGCAATGTGCAAAAGCCAAAGTTCATATTGACGATCTGGCCGAACGCTAACCGAGGTTTGACAATTTCATATTACAAGTGATTTAACTCAAATGTAATATTGTTTTATAAAGAAAAAAGAAAAATATTCTACGAAAATAGGGCGCTGAATTTGATCCGATATGTAACCCGATTTCCGGCGGGACAATCATTTGAATGCCGGAATATCAGGCTCTCCTCCGGGCTCCGGCAATGGGTCCACCTCGGGGACAACCGGTTCTGTGGACGGTAGCTCGGGCGAGGGTTCAACGGGTGGAGTTTCCGGTTCCTTTTCATAGGGGGGCGTCTCTTCCGGGACGTCGGGCACCGGCACTTCGGGTCGCGGGTCAAAAGGTGGCGTTTCCTTTGGATCTGAGGGATCTCCGCCATCTCTGGTGTCGTCCCAATATGTGGTTGCTAATTGATAAATGTCCATGGTTTTTAGTTGCCGTACGGCATAAAAGTTTCAGTTGCTTTTATAAAATAATTATGCCGGAAGAACACATTGGCTTTGTAGTTAGCAAGCGTACCGTTCCAGTTTCTTTCCGGTTTTGTTTTAGCAATTTGCCGAAAGTGAAACTGCCGTCATATACCGTGCTGTTGGCGTTTGTTTTAGTCGTAGGAGTGAAAGTGATTTTTCATTTTATGAAATATTTTTCAAAATATGAAAAATTTGTACTTTTGGTCAATGGTTATCATTACTAAAAACACACTATCTGAATTGGCCAGATTGCATCCAAATGCTGCAGAGCCTTTGAATCATTGGTACAGTATAACCCACAAATGTCATTGGGGATCTTTTGCTGATATACGTTATGATAGATAAGATAAGAAATGACATACAGTACCAGCAGGTCATGAAATTGATAGAAAACTACATTCAGCAAGCTACTGATGGAGGTGGGTTTCACTCGTTGGGAGAGAAGGAAACTGATGAGCTGGAAAAGTTGTCCTTGCTGGCGGAGTACTACGAAGACAATGTGCTGAATATTATGCCTTTGACCGTGACGATCAACGCGGTGGTACAGCAGAAAATCAGCGAAATGAATATTACCCAGGGAAAACTGGCGGAAATGTTTGGGATGGGTGCGGCCAAGGTATCGCAGATCTTAAATGGAAAACGCGAACCTGATGTACATTTCCTGAAAGCCATTCATCAGAAATTGGGTATTGACGGAAACTTTATCCTTGACCGTGTGTAGCCCTGTTTTTGGACAAAATTGAGATTGCCCTAAAAATATTTTCAACTTCCTGGAATTATTTTAATTTT
The genomic region above belongs to Dyadobacter pollutisoli and contains:
- a CDS encoding filamentous hemagglutinin; amino-acid sequence: MDIYQLATTYWDDTRDGGDPSDPKETPPFDPRPEVPVPDVPEETPPYEKEPETPPVEPSPELPSTEPVVPEVDPLPEPGGEPDIPAFK
- a CDS encoding helix-turn-helix domain-containing protein, with the translated sequence MIDKIRNDIQYQQVMKLIENYIQQATDGGGFHSLGEKETDELEKLSLLAEYYEDNVLNIMPLTVTINAVVQQKISEMNITQGKLAEMFGMGAAKVSQILNGKREPDVHFLKAIHQKLGIDGNFILDRV